The Candidatus Palauibacter australiensis nucleotide sequence TGGGGGTGCAGATTGTCAATCGGAATGACAATCTGCACCCCCGGATGCACGGTTAGGGAAGCTGATGGTTTCCCTCCGCCAAGGGGCGATTCTCCTCTCGCGAGCGATCCTTCTCTCGGGCGCGATCCTCCTATCGGGCTGCGCTACGAGTGCGGGGCCCGGCTGGCCAGGAGAGACGTGGCCCGTTTCCACGGCGGAGGCCGAGGGAGTGGACCCGGCCGCGATCGACTCGCTGATCGCCGACATCGACGCCGGACGCTACGGCCTCATCGACCAGTTTCTCCTCATCCGCAACGGGCGCGTGATCGCGGACCGCCGCTGGGACCACGGCGCGCGGTACGCCGAACTACTCACCGCGCAGGAGGACACGGCGGACCACCAGTACAACTACGATCACCCCTCGTGGCACCCGTACTACCGGAACACGGATCTGCACTCGCTCCAGTCCGTGACCAAGAGCGTGACCTCGGTCGCGTTCGGCATCGCCGTGGACGAGGGCCACATCCCGGGCGCGGAAGCGTCGGCGTGGCCCTGGTTCGAGGCGTACGGCGTCGATCTCGACCACCCTCGCCGCGCCGCCACGACGCTCGAGGACTTCCTCACCATGCGGAGCGGGATCGACTGGGCGGTCCCCGGCCAGACGTACGACGACGGTACCCACCCAACCGTCGTACTGGAGGCCAGCGACCGGTGGATCGACTACGTCGTCGCGCAACCCGTGGGGACGGACCCCGGCACCCGCTTCGACTACAACGACGGCGTGAGCGTCCTCTTGGGGAAAGTCGTGCGCGAGGCCACCGGACAGCGGCTCGACGCGTGGGCGGAGGAACGCCTCTTCCGCCCCATCGGGATCGACGAGTACTACTGGAAGATCGCCCCCGACGGCGAAGTCGACAGCGAGGGTGGCCTCTACCTCTCCACCCACGACCTCGCCCGCGTCGGCTACCTCATGCTCCGGGGCGGGGAATGGGACGGCCGGCAGGTCGTCTCCCGGCAATGGGTCGAAACCTCGACCTCACCCGTCGTCCCCGACGTGGCCCCCGACAACGACCGGCCAGACACGGGTTACGGGTACCAGTGGTGGGTACCGGTGCACGAGGATGGCGAAACGAAGGTATTCGCGGGGAACGGATACGGAGGCCAGTTCATCCACATCGTGCCCGAACATGACCTCATCTCCGTCTTCAACGGCTGGACGCTCCACCAGCAACCCGACCTCTTCAGTTGGACCGCGCTCCAGGACCGCATCCTCCCCGCAATCGTCCCTTCCCCCTGACTCAGGCGGGTTCGAGGCGAGCGGCGTGATGCTCGATTTCAGCGGCCAGTTGCCCCATATCGGCGAGGACGGCGGGCTCGTCGATCGTCTCCAGCGCGCGGTCCCGCATCACCCAGCGGCCATCGACCATCACTGAGCGGACGTCATCGCGGCCCACCGTGTAGACGAGATGTCCGTACACGTCGTACATCGGCGTCAGGTGCGGGCGGTCGAGGTCGATGAGGATGAGGTCGGCCCGGTAGCCTTCCGCGAGCCGTCCGACGCGGTTGCCCAGCCCCAGCGCCTCCGCCCCGACCGTCGTCACCATGCGGACGATTTCGTGGGCGGGCGTGATGACCGGATCCATGTGAACCCCCCGCTGCAACAGCCCCGCGAAGCGCATCGCGGTCCACATGTCGAGATCGTTCGAACTCACCGGCCCATCCGTGCCGAGGGCCACCGGGATGCCCTCCTCCAGCATGCGCGCGACGGGAGCGATGCCGGAACCCAGCTTGAGGTTGGAGAGCGGGTTGTGAAGGACCGCCGCCCCCGCGCGCCGAAGGCGCACGAAGTCGTCGTCGTCCAGGTGGACGCAGTGCGCAAGCACCGTGCGCGCGTCGAGGATGCCGAGTTCATCGAGGTGCGCGACCGGCGTATGCCCGAAGCGTTCGATGGTCTGCCGCACCTCGGTGGCCGTCTCGGAGCAGTGCGTGTGGAAGAGAGTCCCGGCACGGTCGGCGAGGTCGCGCGCCGCCCGCAGACCATCCGGCGACACCGTGAGCGCATTGTGCGGCTG carries:
- a CDS encoding serine hydrolase, yielding MDPAAIDSLIADIDAGRYGLIDQFLLIRNGRVIADRRWDHGARYAELLTAQEDTADHQYNYDHPSWHPYYRNTDLHSLQSVTKSVTSVAFGIAVDEGHIPGAEASAWPWFEAYGVDLDHPRRAATTLEDFLTMRSGIDWAVPGQTYDDGTHPTVVLEASDRWIDYVVAQPVGTDPGTRFDYNDGVSVLLGKVVREATGQRLDAWAEERLFRPIGIDEYYWKIAPDGEVDSEGGLYLSTHDLARVGYLMLRGGEWDGRQVVSRQWVETSTSPVVPDVAPDNDRPDTGYGYQWWVPVHEDGETKVFAGNGYGGQFIHIVPEHDLISVFNGWTLHQQPDLFSWTALQDRILPAIVPSP
- a CDS encoding amidohydrolase — translated: MEPVDTLILGPLVVTMDAGERILGAGAVAVRDGEIVAVGTREELEGCDAAETIDATGRLLMPGLVNAHTHLGDSLFRSLVEELPLEAWLERLWISERAFVSRESVELGARLSLAEMVRSGTTCALDMFWFPEAAADAAVGAGFRLVTGPIFFDFDGPDGVSVEDRIATGERWLERYAEEPLITPCVQPHNALTVSPDGLRAARDLADRAGTLFHTHCSETATEVRQTIERFGHTPVAHLDELGILDARTVLAHCVHLDDDDFVRLRRAGAAVLHNPLSNLKLGSGIAPVARMLEEGIPVALGTDGPVSSNDLDMWTAMRFAGLLQRGVHMDPVITPAHEIVRMVTTVGAEALGLGNRVGRLAEGYRADLILIDLDRPHLTPMYDVYGHLVYTVGRDDVRSVMVDGRWVMRDRALETIDEPAVLADMGQLAAEIEHHAARLEPA